Part of the Cloacibacterium caeni genome is shown below.
TACACACGCATCCGTTTGTAGAAGCATATCTTACAAAAGGATTGATGAGCCAACAAATGAAATGGTTTATCAAATACAAAAAATGGGTAACCATTATCCCAAGAGATTCTTTTAAATATCTGGAGTACAGACTCTATGATGCAGACAAAAAAGAACTCGTAAGCTACTCGAATTAATGAGTAATAACAAATGAAATTTTCGGTGCTCTCCTTGAGGAGAGTTAGAGAGGAAGAAAATTTCTAAAAATTATAAAATCGTTGCAGTAATGCAGCGATTTTTTTGTTTATATTTGTTAAAACTAATAAGCAAGAAACTCAGATAAGGAACTCAAATAAACCTTTATAATAAATTATAAAATTTTTGCAATTAAACTACATCTAATTTAGACTGATATATTGATCTAAAATTTTATCTTTGAAATTAAAATATAATTATAATTTTTAAAATGTTTGATGAAAATAGAAATAGCGAAAGTTTTTTAGTAAAAGAACCTCAATTAGAGATTTTATATTATCCAAAAAAAACTAAAGAAAATAAAAAAGACACATTAAATGTTCTTTCTCTATTTTCGGGTTGTGGTGGTATGGATTTAGGTTTTGAGGGGGGATTTTCTGTTTTAAAATCTTCTGTCAACGAAACTTTAAATCCTAATTTCATTGAAAAAAATCTAAAAAATGGTTTTGTCAAATTAAGAAAAACAAAGTTTAAAACTGTTTTTGCAAACGATATTTTACCAGATGCAAGAAATGCATGGGTAAATTTTTTTACAAAACGTGGACATAATGCTGAAGACTTTTATCAAGATAGCATTGTTGATTTAGTAAAAATGTATAGAAGCGGAACGAATGTTTTTCCTGATGATGTTGATGTTGTAACAGGAGGATTTCCTTGTCAAGATTTTAGTCTTGCAGGAAAAAGAAACGGCTTTAACTCACACAAAAACCACAAAGGTGAAATAATTAATGATAAAACCGCATCCGTGGAAACTCGTGGACAACTTTATATGTGGATGAAAGAAGTTATTGAGATTACACAACCAAAAATTTTTATTGCAGAAAATGTAAAAGGATTGGTAAATCTTGGTGATGTAAAATCTATTATTCAAAGTGACTTTTCTTCCGCAAATGGTAACGGATACATTGTACTTGACCCGCAAGTTTTACATTCTGCAGATTACGGAGTTCCGCAATCTAGAGAAAGAGTAATTTTTATTGGAATAAAAAAATCTGCTTTAACAGAAACTGCTTTATATGAATTGCAAAAAAAAGTAATTTCCGACAAATACAATCCTTATCCGCAACCAACTCACGCTTATAGTAGTGCAGGAGAAAATCTAAAGCCTTTTGTCCAATTAAAAGAAGTTTTCAAATGTTTAGAAGAACCTGAAAATTCAAATGATCTTTCTCAAAAAGCATATTCAAAAGCAAAGTTTATGGGTAAACATTGCCAAGGTCAAACTGAAATAAAACTATCAAATATTTCTCCAACAATCCGTGCAGAACACCACGGAAACATTGAATTCAGAAGGCTTTCAAAAGAAAACGGAGGTTTGCACGAGGAGGAACTAAAAAAAGGTTTAAAAGAAAGAAGACTAACTGTAAGAGAATGCGCATTAATCCAAACTTTTCCGCCCGATTACGAATTTGTAATTGAAAATAAAAACGGCAGAAAAGGTTCTTTTTTAGTAAGTCCATCGCAAGCATATAAAATAATTGGAAACGCAGTTCCACCACTTCTAAGCTATAATTTGGCAACAAGAATAGAGGAAGTTTGGGATTTATATTTTAGAAAAGAATATGATAATATCAGTTAATTCAGACCCAAACCGAAATGAATTTGATTTGTTATTAAGCTCAACAATAACTGAATTAAATGTTCATGCAAAAAATTCTTCAAAGAAAGTAGCAACACTTTTAGGAAGAAATTTAGAACCATTCGTAAAAGATATAATGTCAGAAATTGCTGTCGGAACTCCATTTGAAAATTCTATTGAATTAATTGGTGGACAAAAATTTCCTGATATTGTTGCAAATAAATATTACGGAATTGAAGTTAAAACAACTACTCAAAATCACTGGAAAACAACTGGAAACAGCGTTTTAGAAAGTACAAGAGTTAATGATGTGGAAAGAATTTTCATGCTTTTTGCAAAATTGGCAAGTCCTATAGAGTTTCGTTGCCGGCCTTACGAAGAAGTTTTGTCGGAAGTAGTAGTAACGCATTCCCCCAGATATTTGATAGACATGAATTTGGAAAAAGGCAAAACTATCTTTGACAAAATAAAAATGCCTTATGACACTTTGCGAAAAAAAGAAAATCCAATTAAACCACTTGTAAATTATTATAAAAGTAAACTAAAAGCTGGAGAAGAACTTTGGTGGATGGATAGTGAGAATGGTAATGATTCAAGTAATATTGTAATTAGAATTTGGAATAATTTACCACAAAATGAAAAGCAAGAACTAAAAAATAGCTCAATGATATTTTTTCCTGAACTTTTTGGAAATCGTAGTGACAAATTTAACAGAGTTGCAATTTGGCTTGCAACAAGAAAGTCAATTGTTTGTCCTAACATTCGTGATTTATTTACTGCAGGTGGGAAAGTTGATATAATTATTGGCACAAAAAAATATGATAGAGTTCCTAGAATTTTTTTAAACTTATTCCAAAATCTCCCACAAATTTTGGAAAATATTGTAAAAATTTCACCGATTGAATTGTCAGAATATTGGGAAATAAAAACATCGGAAAAAAATAAAATTTTTGATTGGATAGATTTAGTTTCGGAAAGTGCAAAATCCATAAGAGATGCACAACATTTAAACATTAAAGAAATTTTGACTGAACAAATTTACCTCTAAAAAGAAAGTATTACATAATTAAAGTAAATCTACCAAATTTCACAATCCTCTAACCCCGATCTCGCGGATTTATAATCCGTGAGTCTCACTTATCCAATAAAAATTAGTACTCAAAACCCAATCACCCGTTCTCGCGGGTTTATAATCCGTGAGTCTCACTTATCCAATAAAAATTAAAACTCAATAACAAGTCTCACACAAGAACATAATGCAAGCAACACAATCGCTAGAATATAGCATGACACTTGCAGGATAAAGGCAGGATAGTTGCTCTCCACTTATAACTGCTTTTATTTTTACAACCCAAAAACCTCTGCTTTCGCAGAGGTTTTTCTATGAAATAACTTCTACTCAATTTCGGGTAAAAGAGCAGTCAAGTTTGAGGTTTGTTCGTGGTTCCTTCGTGTTTCCTTCGAATCAGCCTCGGAAAAGTACCCTAAATCACGAACAAACCACGAACAAATGTAAAAGGAAACTCAACTCAGACCCTAACTTGAGTTGTAAAAAATCTTATCAACATTTAACAATCCTTTAAAACAAGCTCTGCTAAAAATTCCCTATTTTTGAGCAATGCAAAATTCTTTAGAAATACTATTACAGCAGTTGCAAGATGCAGAGTTGGGTGGTTTTGATGCGCAAAAAGATTATGCGCCACCATATCGTTCTCTGCTCACGCAAGAAGAAATTTTGGCCAAAAATCCTAAATACGCCGCCGTCAATATTTTACTCTATCCCAAAAACGGAGAATGGCACTTTCCGCTCATCCACAGAACGCACAATGAGAACGACAGACATTCTGGGCAGATTTCGCTTCCTGGTGGTAAAAAAGATGACACCGATGCAGATTTTGCAGAAACCGCCATCCGTGAAACTTGGGAAGAAATAGGCGTTACCACTTCCCAAATCAAAATCGTGAGAGAACTCTCTCCTATTTATATCCCGCCAAGTAATTTTTTCGTGTATGCTTTTCTGTCTTACACCGAAAATTGGCCAGATTTTAATCACCAACAAACCGAAGTTCAAGAAATTTTAGAAGTTCCACTTTCTGTGATACGAGATTTGCCAAAACCACCTTTAACCATGGAATTGCCAAGAACCAATGGATATAAAGTTCCTTATTTTGATTTCCAAAACCACAAAATTTGGGGCGCCACTTCTATGATTTTGAGTGAATTGAACGAGTTGCTAAAAAATGTTTAAATTTGCAATCTGCATTTTGATGTTTAATTCATTATCAAAAAATTTTTAAACCACAAAAGCCACAAAAGAAAAGCTTGAAAATAAGTCTTTCAAAAGAAGAAAAAGTATTGCTTAATCTTTTTCATTTTAGGAAACTTTAAAACAAATATAGCTTTTGTCACTTTTTCGGTTAAAAATTAATAGCGCAGAAAAATCATTTGTGTTTAATAAAAATCGAGCTTAATAGCTGCTTGAAAAATGGCGAAGAAAAGCATTTTTACAGATTCTTTCGGGAATATTTACTTTTTAAAGAGATTTATCATCTTCATCTTGGGAATGATTTCCTACAGAAGATTTAATGGGTTCAACAAACTGAAAATCACAGGAACCGAGCATTTGGTAAACCTCCCGAAAAACAATGTGTTATTCGTATCTAACCACCAAACGTATTTTGCTGATGTAGCAGCAATGTACCACGTTTTCTGTGCCGTGAATAATGGATATATGAACACCATCAAAAATCCTGTTTACCTGTTGAATCCAAAAGTAGATTTCTACTATGTAGCCGCAGAAGAAACCATGAATAAAGGAATTTTGGCAAGAATTTTTAAATTGGCAGGAGCAGTTACCGTGAAGAGAACTTGGCGCGCCGAAGGAAAAAATGTAAACAGAATGGTAGATTTAAAAGAAGTAGAAAATATTCTGAAAGCGCTAGATAATGGTTGGGTAATTTCTTTTCCACAAGGAACTACTTCTGCTTTTGCACAAGGTAGAAAAGGAACTGCTAAACTCGTTCAGCAACAACGTTCTATCGTTATTCCTATTAAAATCAATGGTTTCCGTAGAGCTTTTGACAAAAAGGGATTGAGAGTAAAAGTGACAGGTGTAGAACCTACCATGCAATTTAAAGCGCCACTAGATATAGATTACGACAACGAAAAAGCAGAAGATATTCTTAACAAAATTATGCACGCCATCGAGCAAACACCTGAACATAACGTGTTACACGATTACGACAAAGAATATCAGGAGCGCAAAAAACAAGAGAAAAAAGACGAGTAAACTTATTTTATTAAATTTTACTTGATTCTTTTTACTTGGCTCTTTTTAATTTTAATTAAAACATGAACATTCATTTCATTGCAATTGGCGGTGCTGCGATGCACAATCTTGCCATAGCTCTCAAAAATAAAGGTTACCAAATCACAGGTTCAGATGATGCTATTTTTGAACCTTCTCTTTCTCAATTGCAAAAAAACGGACTTCTTCCTGAAAGTTTAGGTTGGTTTCCTGAAAAAATATCTGAAAATTTAGACGCAGTCATTTTAGGAATGCACGCCAAAAAAGAGAATCCAGAACTCTTGAAAGCTCAAGAACTGGGCATTAAAATCTATTCTTATCCAGAATTTCTATACGAACAGAGCAAAGAAAAAACCAGAGTGGTGATTGCAGGTTCTCACGGGAAAACTACCATTACTTCGATGGTTCTTCATGCGTTGCAATACCATCATTTCGATACAGATTTTATGGTGGGTGCGCCGTTAGAAGGTTTTGGCTGCATGGTTAAACTTTCTTCGGAAAATGATTTCATTATCTTAGAAGGAGACGAATATCTTTCTTCGCCGATAGATTCTCGTCCGAAATTCTTACATTATCATCCGAATATTGCTTTGATTTCTGGGATTTCTTGGGATCACATTAATGTTTTTAAAACGGAAGAAGAATATGTAGAAGCTTTCAGAAATTTTATTAAAAAAATTACTTCTGGTGGAATTTTAGTGTACAATGAAGAAGATGAAACCGTAGTAAAACTGGTAGACGAAGCGGAGAATTATTTCAGAAAAATGCCTTACAAAACGCCCAACTACGAAACCAAAAACGGTAAAACTTCCGTAGAGACAGAAATGGGGCAAATTCCGCTTAAAATTTTCGGAAAGCACAATTTACTGAATTTAGAAGGAGCAAGGCTTATTTGTAATCAAATGGGCATTCTAGACGAAGATTTCTACGAAGCCATGATGAGTTTCTCTGGCGCATCAAAACGTTTAGAAAAGGTAAAAAGAAATGATGATGTGATTTTGTACAGAGATTTTGCTCACGCTCCAAGTAAAGTAAAAGCATCCGTAGAAGCTTTTGCAGAACAATTTCCCGCTATGAATAAAGTAGGTTTTCTAGAACTTCACACCTACTCTTCTCTAAATCCCGAATTTTTGCCTCAATACAAAAATACTTTAGCCCATCTCGATGAAGCGGTGGTTTTCTATGATTTGGAAGCTTTGAAAATTAAAAATATGACTCCCATTTCGCCTGAATTGATTAAAGAATCTTTCGGGAAGGAAAATTTACAGGTTTTTACCAATGCGGATGATTTGAAAAATTTTTGGCAAAATCTAGAAAAATCAAATGCTGCTTTCCTGATGATGAGCAGCGGAAATCTTGGCGGAATTTCCTTGACTTAAATAAAAATCAATCGTTCATCCTTTTAAAACGCAAAGTTTTTAAAACTTTAAAGTAAAAAAATTAAGCAAGCAAAGGTAAAATTCGCTAGCGAATTGGATTAAGCCTATGCTTAAAAAACGAATTGATTTGTATACTTTCCTCACTTAAAATAGCAAATAAATCATTAAAACATCTTTGTGTTTTACAAAAAGATTACACAAGCTATGTACATCGCAATAGCAGATAAGTTTCCATCATTTTAAGTACTTTCTAGCAAAACATTTTCTCAAAAATTTTAGATTTTTTTTCGCTAACTATTTCATATTCAAAATATTTTATTAATTTTAGAAACACACTAAAACCACATGAATATGAGAACCATAAAACACATTCTTGATAGAAAATCAAGAGAACTCGCCATCATCGAACCTGAAAAAACTGTTTTCGAAGCTTTAAAATTAATGGCAGACAAAAACATAGGCTCTGTTATTGTAATGGATGGAACACGATATCTCGGCATTCTTTCGGAGAGAAATTACGCACGCCAAGTTGTTCTCCTCAACAAAAGTTCTAAGCAACTTCCGGTAAGAGAAATTATGAGAACAGACCTCCCAAAACTTTCTAAAAATGACCCCGTCGAAAAATGTATGGAAATCATGACTCAACTCAATGTGAGATATTTGCCTGTGGTAGAAAATGAAACACTCATCGGTCTAATTTCTGTAAAAGACCTTCTAGACGAAGTTTTATTGCACCAAAAAGACGTCATCGAAAATCTTACCCACTATATCAACACTTAAATTTTTCGACTGAACTAATACCATTTCTCCTCCCGAAATCCATCGGGAGTTTTTTATGGAGTGAGATTTCTAAATTTTATTATATTTGGGAAAATCAGAACACCAGTAGAAATGAGATACACCACATTAGGAAAAATTCCGCAAAAAAGGCATACCATTTTTAAATCCGAAGAAGGGAACTTCTATTACGAACAGCTTTTTGGGACTGAAGGTTTTCACGGAATCTCTTCGTTACTGTATCATATTCACAGACCTACACAGATTAAATCTATTGGAACGCCAAAAGATGTTACTCCCAAAATTGCAGTAGACCGAAACATCACGCCGCGAATGTTTAAAGGTGTACAAATCACTCCCGAAAATGATTATTTAGAAAGTAGAAAAGTTTTGTTGTTAAACAACGATTTAAAAATGGGCTTGGCAAAGCCTAAAAAATCTACTGATTATTTTTACAAAAATGCAGAATGTGACGAACTGCTTTTCGTACATGAAGGAAAAGGCACGCTGAAAACCTTTGTAGGGAATTTAGATTTCGAAAAAGGTGATTACCTTATCATTCCAAGAGGAACGATTTATCAAGTGGAGTTAGAAACTACAGAAAATGTCTTCTTCTTTTTAGAAGCACACTCCCCGATTTATACGCCAAAAAGATACAGAAATGAG
Proteins encoded:
- a CDS encoding DNA cytosine methyltransferase, which gives rise to MFDENRNSESFLVKEPQLEILYYPKKTKENKKDTLNVLSLFSGCGGMDLGFEGGFSVLKSSVNETLNPNFIEKNLKNGFVKLRKTKFKTVFANDILPDARNAWVNFFTKRGHNAEDFYQDSIVDLVKMYRSGTNVFPDDVDVVTGGFPCQDFSLAGKRNGFNSHKNHKGEIINDKTASVETRGQLYMWMKEVIEITQPKIFIAENVKGLVNLGDVKSIIQSDFSSANGNGYIVLDPQVLHSADYGVPQSRERVIFIGIKKSALTETALYELQKKVISDKYNPYPQPTHAYSSAGENLKPFVQLKEVFKCLEEPENSNDLSQKAYSKAKFMGKHCQGQTEIKLSNISPTIRAEHHGNIEFRRLSKENGGLHEEELKKGLKERRLTVRECALIQTFPPDYEFVIENKNGRKGSFLVSPSQAYKIIGNAVPPLLSYNLATRIEEVWDLYFRKEYDNIS
- a CDS encoding NUDIX hydrolase, which translates into the protein MQNSLEILLQQLQDAELGGFDAQKDYAPPYRSLLTQEEILAKNPKYAAVNILLYPKNGEWHFPLIHRTHNENDRHSGQISLPGGKKDDTDADFAETAIRETWEEIGVTTSQIKIVRELSPIYIPPSNFFVYAFLSYTENWPDFNHQQTEVQEILEVPLSVIRDLPKPPLTMELPRTNGYKVPYFDFQNHKIWGATSMILSELNELLKNV
- a CDS encoding lysophospholipid acyltransferase family protein, which encodes MAKKSIFTDSFGNIYFLKRFIIFILGMISYRRFNGFNKLKITGTEHLVNLPKNNVLFVSNHQTYFADVAAMYHVFCAVNNGYMNTIKNPVYLLNPKVDFYYVAAEETMNKGILARIFKLAGAVTVKRTWRAEGKNVNRMVDLKEVENILKALDNGWVISFPQGTTSAFAQGRKGTAKLVQQQRSIVIPIKINGFRRAFDKKGLRVKVTGVEPTMQFKAPLDIDYDNEKAEDILNKIMHAIEQTPEHNVLHDYDKEYQERKKQEKKDE
- a CDS encoding UDP-N-acetylmuramate--L-alanine ligase, whose protein sequence is MNIHFIAIGGAAMHNLAIALKNKGYQITGSDDAIFEPSLSQLQKNGLLPESLGWFPEKISENLDAVILGMHAKKENPELLKAQELGIKIYSYPEFLYEQSKEKTRVVIAGSHGKTTITSMVLHALQYHHFDTDFMVGAPLEGFGCMVKLSSENDFIILEGDEYLSSPIDSRPKFLHYHPNIALISGISWDHINVFKTEEEYVEAFRNFIKKITSGGILVYNEEDETVVKLVDEAENYFRKMPYKTPNYETKNGKTSVETEMGQIPLKIFGKHNLLNLEGARLICNQMGILDEDFYEAMMSFSGASKRLEKVKRNDDVILYRDFAHAPSKVKASVEAFAEQFPAMNKVGFLELHTYSSLNPEFLPQYKNTLAHLDEAVVFYDLEALKIKNMTPISPELIKESFGKENLQVFTNADDLKNFWQNLEKSNAAFLMMSSGNLGGISLT
- a CDS encoding CBS domain-containing protein; translated protein: MRTIKHILDRKSRELAIIEPEKTVFEALKLMADKNIGSVIVMDGTRYLGILSERNYARQVVLLNKSSKQLPVREIMRTDLPKLSKNDPVEKCMEIMTQLNVRYLPVVENETLIGLISVKDLLDEVLLHQKDVIENLTHYINT